The region TTGGTCGTGCTTTATATGATTTATTTTTCGCATATTTTTCAGAGAGTGCGCTAACGCATGAAATCAGCAGCCTAAAGACTACGGCCGCAAGGCTAAAATTTAAAGGAATTGACGGGGGCTTACACAAGCGGTGGAGCATGTGGTTTAATTCGAAACAACGCGCAGAACCTTACCAATCCTTGCAATATACAGAAAACAATGGTTATGCTTTGTATTTTGGTATACAGGCGCTGCATGGCTGTCGTCAGTTCGTGGCGTGAGCTGTTGGGTTAAGTCCTAGAACGAACGCAACCCTCTTGATATGTGTATATTTTTAAAGTATACCTTATCATACTGCCAGTGACATACGGGAGGAAGGTGAGGATGACGTCAAGTCCGCATGGCCCTTATGGGTTGGGCTACACACGTGCTACAATGGCGGAAGCAAAAGGTGGCAATATGGTGACATGGAGCAAATCCTTAAAAACCGTCGTAGTTCAGATTGTTCTCTGCAACTCGAGAACATGAAGATGGAATCGCTAGTAATCGTAGATCAGCATGCTACGGTGAATTTGTATCTAAGCCTTGTACACACCGCCCGTCACATAATGGGAGCGAGATCTGCACAAAGTATTGTATGGGTATATATACATATGTATATTTTGTTATGGATAAGATATATATTTTATAGGATAGCACTGTAGGTATTGTGACTGATATGAAGTCGTAACAAGGTAGCCGTAGGGGAACCTGCGGCTGGAAGGACTCTTTTTTGTACAAGATAATGTAGTATTTTTTATGGTAGAAAGAAACGAAACATATGAGTTTGATCCTGGCTCAGAATGAACGCTTGCGATAGGCTTAACACATGCAAGTTGAACAAAAGTACATTGCTTTTGTAGCGAACGGGTGCGTAATGTGTAGGAATTTACCTTTTTAAAAGAGTGAAATGCTTTGAGAAAACATGTTGTTGTAAAAAGATAAGCCTACATAAGATTAGATAGTTGGTGTGGGAAGGGCGCACCAAGTCGAAGATCTTTAGCTGATCTTAGCGGATGATCAGCCACACTGGGACTGAGACACGGCCCAGGCTCCCATGGGAGACAGCAGTGAGGAATCATGGACAATGCACGAAAGTGTGATCCTGCTATATCGCGTGAGTGATGAAGGGTATATTGCTTGTAAAACTCTTTCAGCAAGAACATGCTTGCATGTATATGGATAGTGACGTGTCTTGCAGAAGAAGCCCCGGCTAATATCTGTGCCAGCAGCCGCGGTAATACAGAAGGGGCAAGTGTTATTCGGAATAATTGGGCGTAAATGGCGTGTAGGTTGTGTTTCGTAGCTTTTTGTTAAATCCTTATTGGTATGATAAGTAAAGCGAAAAGAACAGTTACACTGGAGACTGAGAGGGGAAAGGGGAATTTCTAGTGGAGAAGTTAAATTCTTAGATATTAGAAGGAACACCGAAAGCGAAAGCACCTTTCTGGCTCAGATCTGACACTGAGGCGCGAAGGCGTGGGGAGCGAAGCCGATTAGATACCGGCGTAGTCCACGCAGTCAACGATGCTGTATTCCTTTTTGGAAAGCGGAAAATGTAACGGTTGTATGTATGCTTTAAAAGCATACATACAACTCATTTTATTGGCGAAGTAGCTCAGTTGGTTAGAGCAACGGATTCATACTCCGTGTGTCAGTGGTTCGAATCCACTTTTCGTCAATTCTCTCTGTATTTTTTATTTTCTTTTGTTTTTTTAATATAAAGTATTTTGGGGATGCCTTGACTATATATCATGAATGGGCGTTAAATTATGCGAAAAGTTGTATCTAAGACAAACCGTGAGAGAGGTACAAATACCCATCGTGGAAAACCACATAAAGATTCACACAAAGGGAACTGAAACATCTTAGTACCTTTAGGAAAAGAAATCAACCGAGATTCCGTGAGTATCGGCGAGAGAAAGCGGAGCAGGCAATTTCTATACATTTGTGCAAAACATGTCTGGGAAGCATGACCAAAGAAGGTAAAAGTCCTGTATGATGAAAATGTATAGAATAAAAAAGTAGAACATGTTAAACTGTTTGAAGATAGGAGAACCACCTTCTAAGCCTGAATATGATATATAGATCGATAGTGTACAAGTACCGTGAGGGAAAGGTGAAAAGAACCCTACACCGTAGGGAGTGAAAAGATCTGAAACAGAATACTGACAAGCAATTGGAGCTTATGTTTTAGTCTATTAAAACAGAGTGACAGTGTACCTTTTGCATAATGGGTCAGCGACTAAATGAAGCAAGTATGCGTAAGCAGTGATGTGGACGCGTAGCAAAAGCAAGTCGACAAAGGCGTGAGATTTGCTTCATTTGACCCGAAACTAAGTGATCTTATCTTGAACAGGTTGAAGAAAGCGTAATGTCTTTTGGAGGACCGAACCGACGTCTGTAGCAATAGGCGCGGATGATTTGAGATAAGGGGTGAAAGGCCAATCAAACTTAGAAATAGCTGGTTCTTCGCGAAATTTATTGAGGTAAAGCGTACATAGACAAAACTGTTAATGGGGGTAGAGCACTCATTGAGCTATGGGGGTCCAAAACCTTACTGCTCTCAAGGAAACTCCGAATACCATCTAACATGTAACACGAAGTGTGCAGTCAGACATATAGTGCTAAGGTTATATGTCGAAAGGGAAACAGCCCAGCCCAGACGCTAAGGTCCCTAAGCTTTCTGTGAGTGGGAAAAGAAGTGAAACAACGTTGACAACTAGGAGGTTGGCTTGGAAGCAGCCATTCTATCATGAAAGCGTAATAGCTCACTAGTCGAGTTGTTTTGCACTGAAAATGTATCGGGGCTGAACAGAAACACCGACGCGCTGGTTTAAAGATCTTTATTTAAAGGTAGCGAAGCGTTTTGTACGCCAATGAAGAAGATACGTGAGTATTTTTGGAGGTATCAAAAGTGACTATGCTGACATGAGTAACGAAAATCATGTAGAATCATGATCACCGTATGTTCAAGGGTTTCTGCGTTCTGGTCTACAGCGCAGAGTTATGTTCGGTCCCTAAGAGATACACGCATCCGTGTGCTTAATGGACAGTATTTATATAGGACGGTATTTGCTTCTAAAAGCTACAATTGGATATGGTGTATAGTAAGTAAATATCCAGGAAAATTTATAAATGTATTGACCGTACCCTAAACCGACACAGGTGAACGAGTCGAATAGACTCAGGTGATGAGAGAACCACATTGAAGGAACTCGGCAAAATATTCCCGTACCTTAGGAAGAAGGGAAACCAAGTATGGTGACACAAAAATGGGGGTGACGACTTTTTACTAAAAAATTAGGACTCTGCAAAATGGTAACATGAAGTATAGGGTCTGACGTCTGCCCGGTGCTAGAAGTTTAAAAGGAGTGTTGAAAGATACAAATGGAAAGCCTAGTAAACGGCGGTTGTAACTATAACAATCATAAAGTAGCGAAATTCATTGCCAGCTAATTCCTGGCCTGCATGAAAGACGTAACGATTGCCCCACTGTCTCCAGTGTGGACTCAGTGAAATTGAATTCTCCGTGCAGATGCGGAGTACGTGCCCCAAGACGAGAAGACCCTGTGCATCTTTACTGTACATTTACATTGACAAAACCATACGTATGTGTAGGATAGGTGGGAGTACATACATCCTTGAAATACCACCCTTACTATGTTTTTTGTCTAACATCTTAAGGATAGACAATGTATGTGAGGCAGTTTGACTGGGGCGGTCGCCTCCTAAAGAGTAACGGAGGCGTGCGAAGGTAAACTCAATGTAGATCGGAAACCTACTGAAGAGCATAATGGTATAAGTTTGCCTGACTGCAAGATTCACAGATCGAGCAGAGACGAAAGTCGGTCATAATGATCCACAAGTACTGAGTGGAAAGGCTTGTGCTTAACGAATCAAAGATACGCCAGGGATAACAGGCTGATAATTCCCTAGAGTCCATATCGACGGAATTGTTTGGCACCTCGATGTTGACTGATCATATCCTGGGGCTGAAGAAGGTCCCAAGGGTTCGGCTGTTCGCCGAGTAACATGGTACCTGAGTTGAGTTTAGAACGTCGTGAGACAGTTTGGATTCTACCTGGGGTGCGCGTAAGAATTGAGAAAACCACATCCTTGTACGAGAGGACCGGATGTGTACAACCTCTGGTATAGTAATTGTCTAGCCATAGGCATGGTTACTAGGCTACGTTGTGATAGGATAAGTACTGAAAGCATATGAAGTACGAAACTTTTTTCAAGACATATTCTTTTTTGTATATCGTACAAGTTGAGTACGTTGATAGATAAGCTGTGTATTGTTTGTAAAAACGTAAGCATGCTTATACTAATTTATACATTTTGTTGTTGTTGAGGGAGGACTGTAGATCAGTCTTCCTTTAATAACCCTACAAATAGCATACATACACCCTTTTAGAAATAAAAGATGTAAGACGTTAAAAAAACAAATTTAAAGCTTTAGCCTCGAATAGTAAAAAGGTTTGGAGTATATACATGATACACATATATACACCCCTAAAAAATGAACTACTGAGAAAAGGTCGAGGGTAAAAGATCAAAAGCTACAAGAATACCTGCAACAAAAAGTACCCAGGCAAGAGATAATGGAAGTAAAACTTTCCATCCTAAACGCATGAGTTGGTCATAACGATAGCGTGGAAATGCAGCACGTACCCAAATATAAAGGAATAAAAAAATAATAGTTTTAAGTCCTAACCACATTGAGCCTGGAATCCAATATAAAAATGTAAAAGAAAATGGAGGTAACCAGCCACCTAAAAAAAGAATGACACAAAGTACGCTCATCATAATCATATTTGCATATTCACCAAGAAAAAATAATGCAAACCCCATAGATGAATATTCAACGTTATATCCAGCAACCAGTTCGGCTTCTGCTTCAGGTAAATCAAAAGGTGCACGATTTGTTTCTGCTAAACATGAAATAAAAAACATTAAAAGTAAAGGAAAAAGTGGTACTCCAAACCAAACATCTTCTTGAGCCATTACAATTGCAGATAAATTTAATGATCCTACACATAATAAAACAGTAATAATAATTAAACCAAGCGATACTTCATAGGAAACCATTTGTGCTGTAGAACGTAAAGCTCCTAAAAAAGCATATTTAGAGTTACTTGCCCAGCCTGCCATAATAACCCCATATACACCTAATGAAGAAATAGCAAAAATATATAACATCCCAACATCTAAATCACATAATACAAGCCCTTCTCCAAATGGAATAACAGCCCAAGCAATTAATGCAAGTAAAAATGTTAAAACAGGAGCTGCTAAAAAAACAACTGTATTTGCGCTACTTGGTAAAACTGGCTCTTTAATAAGCAGTTTTAAACCATCAGCTAATGGTTGTAAAATACCAAAAAAACCAACAACATTTGGTCCTTTACGGCGTTGCATTGAAGCCATTACTTTTCGTTCAGCAAGTGTTAAATATGCTACAGCAACAAGTAAAGGAACAACAATACCAAGAATTTTTGCAATAATACTTAATAAAAATAAAAGCATACCACATTCTTTTTTTTGCCATGGTGTATGGCATCCCCTACGGGAATTGAACCCGTGTCTTCGCCATGAAAAAGCGATGTCCTAACCACTAGACGAAAGGGACAGTACTAAAAAAAGGAGAGTAGTTCCAATGGTAGAACAGTGGTCTCCAAAACCAAAGGTTAAGGGTTCGAATCCCTTTTCTCCTGAAGAAAATGTATGTGCTCGTAGCTCAATGGATAGAGTGCCGAACTACGGATTCGGAAGTTGAGAGTTCGAATCTTTCCGAGCATGCAATCGGGCCTATAGCTCAGTTGGTTAGAGTGTACGCCTGATAAGCGTAAGGTCAGTAGTTCAAGTCTACTTAGGCCCAAAAAAAGTATATTTCCCAGCGGAAAAAGGGATTCGAACCCTCAACCCTAGCCTTGGCAAGGCTATACTCTACCATTGAGCTATTTCCGCTCGACTTCCTTTCAGTAGGATGAAGCTTGCTCTTAAAAAAGAAAACAAGCTCCAAACATAAAAAATATATACTTAGTGAAGATGAATAGCATCATTTAAGTAAATACATGTTAAAATGGTAAACACATATGCTTGTAAACAAGCAACTCCAACTTCTAAAAACATCAGAGCAAAAACAACAGCAAATGGAATACTTGCTGCAAGTTTTAATACACCACTTAATGATAACATACTCCAAGCAAAACCACTTAGAATTTTAACAAGAGTGTGCCCTGCCATCATGTTCGCAAAAAGTCGAACACCTAAACTAATTGCACGGAATACATATGAAACAAGTTCAATTACCACTAAAAAAGGTGAAAGAATTAAAGGTGCTCCCGGAGGAAGAAGAAAACTGAAAAAATGTAAGCCATGAATTTGAAATCCGATAATTGTCACAGCAATAAAAACTGAAACAGATAATCCGAAAGTCACAACAAAATGACTTGTAGTTGTGAAACTATATGGAATCATTCCAATTAAATTACTACATAACAAAAAAGTAAAGAGAGTAAATAACATAGGAAAATATTGTTTCCCTTTTTCTCCAACTTGTTCAGAAACTAAACTTACAACAAATTCATAAATCATTTCAATAAGGGATTGCCATGGTGTTGGAACTAATGATCCTCCACGAGCTGTTACAAGAACACAAAGACACATAAAAAGGCCTGTTGACAAACACATAAATAATGAAGAATTTGTAAATGAAAAATAAAAATTACCAATATGCATTGGAATCAACGAAATAATCGTAAATTGTTCTAATGGTGAATAAAAAAACATATACTTGTTCTTTTTGTTGTTTTTGTTCTTGTAGTCTATACAAAAACAAAGTATCTAGTATTAAATAACACACATTTTTTATGAATTTAGTTTTATTTTATATGTTTGCAAGTTTTGCACTACTTGCAGGTATTATGGTTATTAGAGCAAAAAATCCTGTGTACTCAGTCCTATTTCTGATCTTAGTTTTTTGTAACGTATCAGGACTTCTTTTACTTATTAACCTTGACTTTTTTGCAATGGTCTTTCTGGTTGTTTATGTTGGTGCTATTGCAGTGCTTTTCTTATTTGTTGTTATGATGTTAAATGTTAAATTAGCAGAAATAAATGATAGTATTCTAAGATATCTACCAGTAGGTGGAGTATTTGGTCTATTATTTTTCGGTGAAATTTTCCTTTTACTAGAACAAGATCTTGTTCCAGTTATGACATATGAAACACAATCTATCCTCTCTATCATGGAATCTATAACTATGTATAGCGTATTTGGTGTATTAAGTAGTGCAACACTCTTATTTTCACTCTTTTCACAACCATGGAATAGTTTGACCATTTTTTCTCAATGGCAAAAGCATTTTATCCAGATACAAGATACTATAGCAAACTACAATACATTTGTACAAGAACAGGCACTGACAGTAAATGATCTTGAATATGTTGTTTGGCCATATACAATGGAACAGACAACAACAATTCATACAATTGGACATGTAGTGTATACATATTACATGGTATTTTTTATTTTAGCTAGTATAATTCTTCTTATTGCAATGATTGGCTCGATTGTACTGACAATGCATAAAGGTGTATTTGTGAAACGTCAAGATGTTTTCGAACAAAATACTCGAGATTTCTCTAAAACATTACGAAAAGTTAAATCACTATAAGAAAACAAAACCCTAGCCAAACACAAAATGGTTTGTGGTCAAAGCATCACAAATCATTTTTATTACCGAACCAAAATACTCTAGTCCTCAGTAGCTCAGTGGTGAGAGCGCATGGCTGTTAACCATTAGGTCGTTGGTTCAAATCCAACCTGGGGAGAACATCACACAACAAACACACTTCTATTTAACTAACGTTTATCACACAAGACAGATAAACAATTGAAAAAAACAAATGCTTTATGCGTAGTTTTTCTATGACAGTAAACTCATTTTTCTCGATGAGTTTTATGCCAGTAGTTCTTTTTGTGGGTACATTTTTATTTCCACAAATTGTTTTTTTAGATGCTCCTTTGCCTTGGCAAATTGGATTTCAAGATCCTGCAACACCAATCGCTCAAGGTATTCAAGACCTACACCATGATATTTGTTTTTTTATGGTGGTTGTTCTAACTTTTGTAATTTGGATGTTATGTCGTACTTTATGGCATTTTCATTGGACAAAGAATCCTATTCCTTCAAAGATTATTCATGGAACTGTTATTGAAGTGGCTTGGACAGTGACACCAAGTTTAATTTTAATGGTTATTGCTGTACCATCTTTTGCTTTACTTTATTCTATGGATGAAATTGTAAACCCATCTATTACATTAAAAGCAATTGGTCATCAGTGGTATTGGACGTATGAGTTATCAGACTATAGTACAGCAGATGATGCTTCTATTGTATTTGATAGTTATATGATTCCAGAGGATGATTTAACCTTAGGGCAACTTCGTTTACTTGAAGTAGATAATCGTGTTGTTCTCCCTGTTCATACACATGTTCGTGTTATTGTGACCGCTGCTGATGTGTTACATAGCTGGGCTGTCCCATCTTTAGGTGTAAAATGTGATGCTGTACCAGGTCGTTTAAATCAAACATCTTTTTTCCTTCAACGTGAAGGTATTTTTTATGGTCAGTGTAGTGAGATTTGCGGAGCAAACCATGGGTTTATGCCAATTGTAGTTGAAGGTGTGTCTTTAGATGAATATATCTCATGGGTATCCAATAAAATGGAAGAAATTTAATGTAGTATCATGTATATATACATGATAAACGTCTTAATACTAAAATAAGACAATATAAAAAAGAAAAAACGTATGAGTCAACATGTTCAAAAGCACCCTTTTCATCTTGTAGATCCTAGCCCGTGGCCTATTTTCGCCTCTCTCGGTGCTTTAAGTACTACTGTTGGAATGGTTATGTATATGCACGGATATTTAGGAGGTGAACTCCTTGCTTCGTGTGGTTTTAGTATGATTATATATTCTATGTATGTTTGGTGGCGTGATGTTATCCGTGAAGCTACGTTTCAAGGACATCATACACAGACCGTTCAACATGGATTACGTTATGGTATGATTCTTTTTATTGTATCAGAAATTATGTTTTTTTTCGCCTTCTTTTGGGCATTTTTTCATTCTAGTTTAGCACCTACAATTGAAATTGGAGCTATGTGGCCACCAAAAGGGATTGAAGTGTTAAATCCTTGGGATATTCCGTTTCTTAATACAGTTATTTTATTAACTTCTGGAGCTTCTGTTACATGGGCTCACCATGCTATTTTAGCTGGAGAGCGTAGTCAAGCAATTTGGAGTTTAGCAGTTACAATTGTGTTAGCAATGGTTTTTACAGGTCTACAAGTAATGGAATATATTGAAGCACCTTTTACAATTACCGATGGAATTTATGGTTCAACTTTTTATTTAGCTACAGGATTTCATGGGTTTCACGTATTTGTAGGTACAGTTTTTTTACTCGTATGTTTAGTACGTGTATTCAAGATGCATTTTACAAAGCAACATCACTTCGGGTTTGAAGCTGCTGCTTGGTACTGGCATTTTGTAGATGTTGTATGGTTGTTTCTTTTTGTTGCTATTTACTGGTGGGGTGGTAATTAAGTTATCCTACGAATATAATATGCATGGCACTATGCCATGCATATAACACTCTATTTTAACATACACAAGAATCTATCCTAAAAACATATATGCGACTTTATATGTCCATAAGAAAAGACTATGTGGGCATAAAAAGAAAAAGACAATTACAGTTGTTGTAATTCCTAAAAGAATAGCTTTTTCATGGTCAATTGCTCCATATGTAACTAACTGCGAGGGTTGCTCAAAATACATGATTTTAATTAATCGAATATAATAAAAACAACTTACCACACTACTTAGAACACCAAAAAGAGCTAAACCATATAATGATGAACCCATTGCTGCAAAAAATAAGTAAAACTTACTACAAAATCCTGCAAGTGGTGGAATTCCAGCCATAGAAAATAATGTACAACTAAATGTCAAAGCTAGTACTGGGTGAGTTTGACCTAAAAGTCCTAAATCTTGAATATACTTGAGGCGAAAGGTTTTACTATGGTCAATACAAGAAAGTACAATCGTAAAAACATTTACTGTCATAAAAATGTATAAGATTAAGTATAAAAGCACTGCTTGTAATCCTTCTACAGTTCCACAACAAATACCAATGAGTAGATATCCAACATGTCCAATTGAACTATATACAAGTAAACGTTTTATTTTTTTTTGTGCCATAGCTCCGAAAGCACCAATAAAAAGTGAACAAATACTACAGAAAAAAAGAACATATTGCCAAGCAAATAATAGGTCATAAAAACTACCTAAAAGAAGACGTAAAAATACTCCTAATAAAGCAATTTTCGGTGTTATTGCGAAAAAAGCTGTTACAGAAGTTGGAGAACCTTCATATACATCAGGTGCCCAAAAATGGAACGGCGCTGCTGTTAACTTAAATAAAAACCCTATCATTATAAGACCCATTCCAAGATGTAAAAAAGAATGGTGTGTCTGAAATAAGGCAGATCCAGCAAGACATTTGGCGATATCTTCAAAATTTGTTAATCCTGTATACCCATATACTAATGAGCATCCAAATAGAAGTACACCAGATGAGAAAGCACCAAGAAGAAAGTATTTTAATCCCGCCTCTGTAGAAAACTCTGAATGACGCTTTGATGCAGCTAGAACATAAAAACATAAACTTTGCATTTCAATAGCTAAGTACATTGAAATAAAGTCGTATGATGATATTAAAAGTAACATACTAATTGTTGATAATAGTACAAGAATACTATATTCAAAAATATTTAACATTGAAGTCTTTAAATATTCCATCGACATTAGCATCGCTGCTGTAGCGCTACAAAGAACCATAGCTTTTAACAAAAATGTGAGTTCATCAATTACAAATGTATTATAAAAGCTCACCATTACACTAAAAGGTGAATGAATGGTTAAACCAAAAGCACAAACAAGACTCCAAACACTTAACCAAGCAATAGTGTGTGTAAGAATTGGATATCCTTCAGCTTTTGATGTACTCCATACGACACCAAACATAAGTAAAAGCATTGTTGTACATGTTAAAAACAATTCAGGAAAAAGGGCATAAAAATCATTTTCAAACAAATGAATAAAATGTAAACCCATCATAAATTTATTTTTTTTTAAGTTTTAATTCTATTTATTCTTGTGTATAAGAAATACCCATACACAAGAAAATAAACATTATGAAATGTATGCACCATGTTGGATAACATTTGAAACTGAAACGTGCATAGGGTCTAAAAATACTTGTGGATAAAAACCCATCCATAAAATAGCCAGTACAAAGGGTACAAAAATCCAGAATTCTCTTCGATTTACATCAGAACCCATTGATATGTATAATGGTTTAAGGTTTCCAAAAACCACACGGTTATATAGCCAAATAGAGTAAGCACCTCCAAGAATCATTCCAGTTGCTGCAAGTGTTGCAATCCATGTATTTGTTTGGAAGGTACCAACCAGAATAAGGAATTCACCAACAAAACTACTTGTCCCAGGTAAACTTAAGTTCCCCATCGTGAAAACAAGAAAAAAGAACGAGAATAAAGGCATAATATGTACTAAACCACCATAGTATTGAATTAAACGTGTATGTGTTCGATCATATAAAGTACCAACACATAAAAATAAAGCAGAAGCAACAAATCCATGACTTAACATGAGAAGTATTGCACCCTCTACACCTTGAACATTTAAACTAAATAATCCAATGGTTACAAATCCCATATGAGCTACAGACGAATACGCAATAATTTTTTTTAAATCAATTTGACGTAAAGTAGTTAATGAAGCATATACAATACCAATAATGCTCATTGTGTAGATTAATGGTGTAAAATAGAGAGAAGCTTCAGGAAATAATGGAATTGAAAAACGGAGAAAACCATATGTTCCAAGTTTTAAAAGAATTCCAGCAAGGATTACAGAACCTGCAGTTGGAGCTTCAACATGCGCTTCAGGAAGCCAAATATGTAATGGTACCATAGGTACTTTTACAGCAAACGAAGCAAAGAAAGCAAGCCATAACAAGAGTTGACGACGCTCACTAAATTCAGAGACAAGTAATACCTGTAAATCAGTTGTCCCCACTTGAAAATAAATTAAAAGAATAGCTAAAAGCATAAGTACAGAACCTACAAGTGTATAGAGGAAAAACTGATAGGCTGCACGGATTTTTCGAGCACGTGAACCCCAAACACCAATAATCAAAAACATTGGTAAAAGAACACTCTC is a window of Micromonas sp. RCC299 mitochondrion, complete genome DNA encoding:
- the cox3 gene encoding cytochrome oxidase subunit 3, whose product is MSQHVQKHPFHLVDPSPWPIFASLGALSTTVGMVMYMHGYLGGELLASCGFSMIIYSMYVWWRDVIREATFQGHHTQTVQHGLRYGMILFIVSEIMFFFAFFWAFFHSSLAPTIEIGAMWPPKGIEVLNPWDIPFLNTVILLTSGASVTWAHHAILAGERSQAIWSLAVTIVLAMVFTGLQVMEYIEAPFTITDGIYGSTFYLATGFHGFHVFVGTVFLLVCLVRVFKMHFTKQHHFGFEAAAWYWHFVDVVWLFLFVAIYWWGGN
- the nad6_1 gene encoding NADH dehydrogenase subunit 6.1, translated to MNLVLFYMFASFALLAGIMVIRAKNPVYSVLFLILVFCNVSGLLLLINLDFFAMVFLVVYVGAIAVLFLFVVMMLNVKLAEINDSILRYLPVGGVFGLLFFGEIFLLLEQDLVPVMTYETQSILSIMESITMYSVFGVLSSATLLFSLFSQPWNSLTIFSQWQKHFIQIQDTIANYNTFVQEQALTVNDLEYVVWPYTMEQTTTIHTIGHVVYTYYMVFFILASIILLIAMIGSIVLTMHKGVFVKRQDVFEQNTRDFSKTLRKVKSL
- the cox2 gene encoding cytochrome oxidase subunit 2; protein product: MRSFSMTVNSFFSMSFMPVVLFVGTFLFPQIVFLDAPLPWQIGFQDPATPIAQGIQDLHHDICFFMVVVLTFVIWMLCRTLWHFHWTKNPIPSKIIHGTVIEVAWTVTPSLILMVIAVPSFALLYSMDEIVNPSITLKAIGHQWYWTYELSDYSTADDASIVFDSYMIPEDDLTLGQLRLLEVDNRVVLPVHTHVRVIVTAADVLHSWAVPSLGVKCDAVPGRLNQTSFFLQREGIFYGQCSEICGANHGFMPIVVEGVSLDEYISWVSNKMEEI
- the nad4 gene encoding NADH dehydrogenase subunit 4, which gives rise to MPFLSFLLLFPLVGALIIACIPSWKVRAIKIIALCISLINFVVASGLWIVFDNSTAKFQFVEHIGWLPFFNMNAYIGIDGISLFFIVLTTFLVPVCLLVGWVNISKHVKEYCLAFLILETCMLAVFCMLDLLLFYVFFESVLLPMFLIIGVWGSRARKIRAAYQFFLYTLVGSVLMLLAILLIYFQVGTTDLQVLLVSEFSERRQLLLWLAFFASFAVKVPMVPLHIWLPEAHVEAPTAGSVILAGILLKLGTYGFLRFSIPLFPEASLYFTPLIYTMSIIGIVYASLTTLRQIDLKKIIAYSSVAHMGFVTIGLFSLNVQGVEGAILLMLSHGFVASALFLCVGTLYDRTHTRLIQYYGGLVHIMPLFSFFFLVFTMGNLSLPGTSSFVGEFLILVGTFQTNTWIATLAATGMILGGAYSIWLYNRVVFGNLKPLYISMGSDVNRREFWIFVPFVLAILWMGFYPQVFLDPMHVSVSNVIQHGAYIS
- the atp6_1 gene encoding ATPase subunit 6.1; translation: MFFYSPLEQFTIISLIPMHIGNFYFSFTNSSLFMCLSTGLFMCLCVLVTARGGSLVPTPWQSLIEMIYEFVVSLVSEQVGEKGKQYFPMLFTLFTFLLCSNLIGMIPYSFTTTSHFVVTFGLSVSVFIAVTIIGFQIHGLHFFSFLLPPGAPLILSPFLVVIELVSYVFRAISLGVRLFANMMAGHTLVKILSGFAWSMLSLSGVLKLAASIPFAVVFALMFLEVGVACLQAYVFTILTCIYLNDAIHLH
- the nad2 gene encoding NADH dehydrogenase subunit 2, translating into MMGLHFIHLFENDFYALFPELFLTCTTMLLLMFGVVWSTSKAEGYPILTHTIAWLSVWSLVCAFGLTIHSPFSVMVSFYNTFVIDELTFLLKAMVLCSATAAMLMSMEYLKTSMLNIFEYSILVLLSTISMLLLISSYDFISMYLAIEMQSLCFYVLAASKRHSEFSTEAGLKYFLLGAFSSGVLLFGCSLVYGYTGLTNFEDIAKCLAGSALFQTHHSFLHLGMGLIMIGFLFKLTAAPFHFWAPDVYEGSPTSVTAFFAITPKIALLGVFLRLLLGSFYDLLFAWQYVLFFCSICSLFIGAFGAMAQKKIKRLLVYSSIGHVGYLLIGICCGTVEGLQAVLLYLILYIFMTVNVFTIVLSCIDHSKTFRLKYIQDLGLLGQTHPVLALTFSCTLFSMAGIPPLAGFCSKFYLFFAAMGSSLYGLALFGVLSSVVSCFYYIRLIKIMYFEQPSQLVTYGAIDHEKAILLGITTTVIVFFFLCPHSLFLWTYKVAYMFLG
- the nad1_1 gene encoding NADH dehydrogenase subunit 1.1; the encoded protein is MLLFLLSIIAKILGIVVPLLVAVAYLTLAERKVMASMQRRKGPNVVGFFGILQPLADGLKLLIKEPVLPSSANTVVFLAAPVLTFLLALIAWAVIPFGEGLVLCDLDVGMLYIFAISSLGVYGVIMAGWASNSKYAFLGALRSTAQMVSYEVSLGLIIITVLLCVGSLNLSAIVMAQEDVWFGVPLFPLLLMFFISCLAETNRAPFDLPEAEAELVAGYNVEYSSMGFALFFLGEYANMIMMSVLCVILFLGGWLPPFSFTFLYWIPGSMWLGLKTIIFLFLYIWVRAAFPRYRYDQLMRLGWKVLLPLSLAWVLFVAGILVAFDLLPSTFSQ